The Thermoplasmata archaeon genome contains the following window.
TAATAGCCCCGTAGAACTGGTTTCAGTCAGATAATTATATCCCAACAACATTACAGTAACATTGGGAGCAGTGAATGAATTAGTCAATATTACATTGGCAATGTTCGAATGTATTAAGCCAAAAATGTTTTCATCTAATGGAGACATATATATAGGTAAAGATCCTGATATTTGAGCCTTCGCATTATACTGATTTGGAGCATAATCGGTCGTTAAACAAAAGATAAGTATTGGGCTCATTAACATTACTATTATTACCAGAGCTATCACTTTTTTATTCCTATCATAGTAGATCCATTTCATAGTCCATTCCTCCTCATATACAATCTTTTAATCTTCTTTTGTTTCAGATATATCCCTATATGTTAGATATATTTATACTATATATATTTAGTGCAATATATGATAGCGAATAACATAGACATATAATAATACAAAGATACTTAATATTTTTAATATCCATAAATATGATATTTGCCTTATCATAAATTTACTTTTCGCAGTTTTTTCTTGGATTTTAATGAATGTTAAGGTTGATAACCCACAGAATTATGACTATTCTCTCATTAAAAAAATCAGTTTAAAAAATAAAAATATGTTTTTGAATATGGATATATCTTATCATTTTTCTAACGGTACAAAATAGAGAGTAGAAGCATCCACTTTTTCTAGCGGTAAATCCTTAAACTTAGGCTTAATTTTCATACCTATCCTTACATCTTTCTTGTCTATATTTATCTCTCCCTTTTCATCGGTTACGAGAATGCTTATAAGCTTAGAATAAGAATTATCAAATCCCTGTACATCGATATTAATCAGTGTTAAAGGAAGTTTATCTAAGAAGCTCTCGCCTGCAAAATACATGTTTGTGAAGGTGTATATTCTTATATCCATATTCTGTATCTCTATCCATTCATCCAATTCTTTCATACATTCCGGGCAATCTGCTCTAGGAGGTAGAAACAGAATATCTTGTTTGTTTTTATGATGCTCTTTATTTCTGCAGATGGTGCCCATAAGTTTATGTTCATGCAAACCTTTAAAATATCTGGAAACTTCTCCAAAGCTGTGTTTATAAAGTATATTATACGGCTGTTCTAGCACTAATGCATCCTTATTTTTAGATCTATATTGCTCACTTATTACCATATTTTTTCACCATCCTTTATCTAAGACAAATACAGTCACATCTGAGCCAGTACCAGCATGACTGTGCGCTAAACCTCTTTTCGCATTTTTAACCTGTAGTTTATCACTGCCATAGAACTTTTCAATACTGTTCTGAATCTGCCAAAAAACGCTGCCGATTTGCATTATGCCAGTGGCTCCAACGGCGTGCATACACCCTATTAATCCCCCAGAGGGATTTATATGTATCCTATTCCCTAATTTTGGATTTATGTCTTCAAATACACCTTTTTTATCGTCAAACTTACCAGTGTCTATAAATTTACCACCCTCTCCATATCTTGCCAGCCCAAGATCTTCATATGTCTGGAGCTCTGAAGAAGTAAAGGCATCGTGAAGTTCTACAACATCAATCTCTTGCAACGGATCTTTTATTCCAGCCATAGTATATGCCATCTTAGCCGCTTTTCTGCCAGCCCTAAATGAATGTAAGCCTGGATAAACCATGTTTTCATACCATTCTGCTTTTTCATGTGGCAATAATAAATTTTCACTAATAAGCCCACCCTTAATGGTTGGTCTGTCTCCGGGCCTCATAGTATCTGTGCCGCCACCGACACCGCTGATTAATACAGGATGCTTAGTTAGTTTTTTTGCAAGGTTTTTTTCCGCTAATAAAACCACCGCAGCACCATCACTCATTAAGCAGCAATCAAGTCTTTTTAATGGCGTGGCAATAATGTCTGATTTGTAAACATCATTTATAGTTATAAAACCCGATGTGCTCTTTGTTGAGAACGGGTTTTTTGCATTAGTCTGCGCAAAAAAGTTGTATTGAGCGTTATTTCTATTTTTTACTGCTACTTTAGCAAGTTGCTTTTCCGTGATGCCAAACTCGTACATATACCTATTTGCCATTGCAGCGTAATAGGCAGTGTAAAAACCCCCAACCTGATAATCAAAATCTGTGTCTGAAGCTAAAGCTATAAACTCATTACCTTTGCTAGTCGAGACTTCTGACATTTTTTCAAATCCTGCTACCAGTACTAGATCCGCATTACCAGATTTTACCATCTCAAAACCAGTCTTAACTCCTAATCCTCCTGTAGCGCCACCACCCTCAGCTCTTACACTCTGTATTGGATTTAATCCTAAATAATCACGGATTATAGCTCCAAATAACAGCTGTTTTTCAAAATGATCTGAAAAATAGCTCACTACTGTACCATCTATCATACTCTTTACATCCAAGGCATCAATGTTAAGGTCATTT
Protein-coding sequences here:
- a CDS encoding thiolase domain-containing protein (Catalyzes the synthesis of acetoacetyl coenzyme A from two molecules of acetyl coenzyme A. It can also act as a thiolase, catalyzing the reverse reaction and generating two-carbon units from the four-carbon product of fatty acid oxidation); this encodes MSDKILIEQDRFKTPSRSGSLISSDSDIIENKREVAIIAAGMTQFGKARRDSTQEELVMEAARMALFENDLNIDALDVKSMIDGTVVSYFSDHFEKQLLFGAIIRDYLGLNPIQSVRAEGGGATGGLGVKTGFEMVKSGNADLVLVAGFEKMSEVSTSKGNEFIALASDTDFDYQVGGFYTAYYAAMANRYMYEFGITEKQLAKVAVKNRNNAQYNFFAQTNAKNPFSTKSTSGFITINDVYKSDIIATPLKRLDCCLMSDGAAVVLLAEKNLAKKLTKHPVLISGVGGGTDTMRPGDRPTIKGGLISENLLLPHEKAEWYENMVYPGLHSFRAGRKAAKMAYTMAGIKDPLQEIDVVELHDAFTSSELQTYEDLGLARYGEGGKFIDTGKFDDKKGVFEDINPKLGNRIHINPSGGLIGCMHAVGATGIMQIGSVFWQIQNSIEKFYGSDKLQVKNAKRGLAHSHAGTGSDVTVFVLDKGW